GCAGTAACGACTTCTTGGCGAGCAGCATGGCCGTCTCGGCGGTACCGCCGATGCCGAGACCGATAATCAATGGCGGACAGGGTCTGCCACCGGCCTCGTCAACGGCACTCAGCACCGTCTCGATAATACCGTCCCGGCCATCGCCCGGCTTGAGCATCGCCAGGCGGCTCATGTTCTCGGCGCCCCCGCCCTTGGTCATCACGGTGACTTTGAGCCGGTCACCGGGCACAATCTCGGTATGCACCATTGGCGGAGTGTTGTCGCCGGTATTCACCCTGGCCGTAAACGGTTGGGCAACCATCGACTTCCGCAGGTAGCCCTCAGTGTAGCCCTGACGTACGCCTTCCTCGATGGCGGCATGAAGGTCTCCGCCACAAATGTGAGCGTCCTGGCCCACATCGAGGAAGACCACCGCCGTCCCGCAGTCCTGGCACAGCGGCAGGTGCTCC
Above is a genomic segment from Dehalococcoidales bacterium containing:
- a CDS encoding fumarate hydratase — encoded protein: MRKRWVLRGGGLQLREVQASTITEAVARLCQQANFELDDDVLDALRQAEQTEESPLGKDILRQFLENARIAREEHLPLCQDCGTAVVFLDVGQDAHICGGDLHAAIEEGVRQGYTEGYLRKSMVAQPFTARVNTGDNTPPMVHTEIVPGDRLKVTVMTKGGGAENMSRLAMLKPGDGRDGIIETVLSAVDEAGGRPCPPLIIGLGIGGTAETAMLLAKKSLLRPVGQPSPDPEIADLERDLLARVNDLGVGPLGLGGRTTALAVHAASLPCHIASLPVAVNLQCHSARHREAVL